The DNA window CGACCACGCGGCCGTCCTGGTAACGCGCGACGTCCTGAGAGAGCGAATCTGGGGCACGGCTGCCGTCGAATGGGAGACGGGCCTCCATCAAGCGATCAGCCGGATTCGCACGACCTTGGGCGACTCGGCCGCCGAGCCGCGGTTCATCGAGACCGTCCCACGCCGTGGCTATCGCTTCATCGGCCGCCTGCGATCCGACGAGCACCAGACTCCAGCGGCTGGCGCTCTTCCACCGGTCGATGTTCGGAACACCGGCCGTTCAACCCAGATCATCTACAGCGGGATCGCCTTCGTGCTCGCCGGAGTAACGGCCTTGGTCCTCTCGATTCCGACCGCGTTGCAGCAACACGGCGACGGCACGGCACCATCGGACGCCTTGGCCCCATTCTCAACCGACCCCCACGACGCCGAAGCGAACCGGCTCTACGAGGAAGCGTCGCACCTGGTCCGTCAGCGGGACTTCGAGGCCGCCATCGAGCGCTTCGAACGGGCGACCGCGCGCGCCCCCGGTTGGGCTGAGCCTTGGAGCGCCCGTGCCGAGACCGAGCTCGCTCGCCCGGCCGTGGGCCGCGTTGAACGGGCTCGGCTCGCACTCGAGGGCGCGCTCGCTCGCGATGCGGACAATGCACGGGCCTGGCGGCAGCTGGCCCAGCTCCGGCTGTGGGAAGAATGGGACTGGCTGGGTGGCCAACAGGCCCTCGAGCGGGCTGCGGCGTTGGAACCGAAGAGCGCCAATCTTTGGCAGTTGCGAGCGGCCATGGAGATCGTTCACGGCCGGTTCGACAAAGCAGTTGCAGCGGCGCGACGAGCGGTCGCGCTCGATCCGATCTCGACAGGTCTGCGCGCAGATCTCGGGTGGACGCTTTACTACGCCGGCGACATCGCAGGCGCGACCTCCGAGTGCCGGCGTAGCCTCGAGCTGGATCCCGCCAATCCATCGGCGTTCCAATGTCTCGTTCAGGCGCTACTGGTCGAAGGACGGAACGACGAGCTCGTGACCCTGGTCGCGGAGCGAGCCATCTCGCCAACGTCGTCACGGTCCGGAGAATCGATGGTCGAGGACTACTTCCGCCGCCACCTCGCGTACCTCGATGCCGAGCCTGGCTGCGGGACCACAGCCGCGGCAGAAGCCTTGGCAAAACTCTCGCTCGGGGATACGGAAGGCGCCCTCGATGCGCTGGCCGACGGCGCCCGCGAAGGCCGAGGCTGGGCACTTCCTTTCGCCATCGTCGATCCCTTGTTCTCTGCCCATCGCGAGGACGCGAGGTTCATCGAGGCGGAGCGCGCGCTGGGACTGTAGGCCAACATCATTGAGCACCTCGCAAACCGGAGCTGCTTCTCACAACCCGGGCTCGACGCTGTGGCCTTGGATTCCAGACCGTAGAAGCCCTCCGCCTCGCTCGAACAGTCACACTCTAGAACGAGCGCGGACTCCTCAGGCCCGCAGCCTGCCGAGCCGCCAGCTGCTCCACTCGCTCCTCAGCCGAGAAATCCGGCTCGTCGTCGGGTAGGCGCTCGCGGAGCTCGTCGAAACGGACCACGCGGGCACGGGGGAACTCGGAAGGAGCCAACGTGCATCCCTGCTGCAGTCCTTGCCACCGAACGTACACAAAGGCAGTGGACGCGCCGGCTGGATCCAGCCAATTGGCGACGCCGGGATCCTGGGCGCTCAGCACCAGCCGATAGAGACCGTCGCTACTTTCCCGCGCTTGCGAGAGGGTGAGGCTCGACTGGCGGTGGCAGAAATCCAGGCCGCTGAACCAGAGATCACCGACTTGGGCGGCCTGGTACCGTGCGGGTACTTTTGGCAGCGTGATGATGACGGCTCGATCCGGCCGCATGCGGAAGAAACCGGCGGAGGCGTATTGGCCCGGGAGCTTGGTTTCCTTCGGCGGACTCAAAATGCCTGGCGGAATCTCTCCGCGCAGGAACGTGACCAGATTGACCCAGGCGGCGGCAGACGCCACGAGGTATTGGGAGGCACGTTCGTACTGGTAGTTCACGAGGTCGCGATCGGGAAGAGGGCTCGGCATGCCGCGCGTATCCGTGCGCTCGAGGTACCAGGTGGTGCCGACCTCGGTGTTCCAGTCCATGAAGCTTTCGCGAAGCAGGAGATTCTTCGCCGTGAGGTCCCCATTGGTGTTGCAGAGCCAGTTTCCTCCCGGGTCGGTGTCGCTGATGGTGATCTCGAAGGAGCCGTCGTCCTCGACCTCGAGGTCGTCCAGGGAGAGCAGGCTCACGGGGTCGAGGTTGGTCTCGTCGGTGAAGCCCGGGTCGCCGGCACCCACCTGGATTTGCAAATCGGCGCTCGTTCCACGCTTGCCACGAAGGGTATAGGTGCCGGGGGTCGTGATGTTGGCGATGTGGTACCGGTTATCCGGATTCACCAGGCCAAACTGGTTGTGTTGGTTTAGCAGCCGAAGCTCTGGCTGGCACACGTCGTGGAGAATGAATCCTTGATCGAGAGCAGCCGACAGCTGATGCTTCAGCTGTCGCTCGGCGGCCGCCCGTTCCTGTTCAGGGTCCGGGCTCTCGGCGACCCAGGGCGCGTCGAACATGATCTGACGTGCTTGCTTGATCGCTTTGGCGAGTTGGCCGGCGCCGCGTGAGAGGTCTTGATCATCTGGTATGTATTTCATGCTCTTGTCCTTTTCTTCGAAGTCACCGGGGTTGCACCAACCAAACCCAATCAACGTCGAGAAATCCTGTCTGACTCGCCCGCGGATCGACACTGGAAGAAGTTAGAAATCTCCCCAACGAAAGTTGGTTGGGAGGCTGGTGCTACGGTGGGCGCGCTGGATTCCTCGATGCCACGACAGGCATCAGCGAGGACAGCCCGGATTCTTCGTCTCCTGTCGCAACGGACAACACCTAGGGATAGTTCCCCGTAGCTGAGCAGGACCGTGTGCGACTCTCTAGCCGACCTTCGAGGCCGTCCTCCTGCCTGGCTGGCGGGCCTTTGGTAGAATCCAAGAATGGAACGGCGGCAAGAAGGGCAGCGTGCAAGTCCAGGGATGGAGCGGACATGTACCGACGACTATCGAGGAGAACAGTCGCAGTGGGGACTCGACTGGGGTGACGTCAGTCAGATCCGCGAGAGGCTCCAGCTCACGCCGACGGAGCGCCTGCGAGCTGCCCAGAATTTCATGAACACTGTATTCCGAATCCGCGCCCAGAACGGTGGTTGAAGCCCGATTCGACGAGGTTCTTCGGATTCTGAACCGAAACGAAGTCGAGTTCATCGTCGTTGGTGGTATCGCGGCGATCCTGCAAGGATCTCCTCTCAGCACCGAAGACATCGACTTGGTCTACCTCTCATCGGAGAGGAATCTGGGCCGTCTGGCCAACGCGCTTGGAGACTTAGAGGCCTACTACCTCGATCCCGCAGGCCGCCATATCGAGCCGGACGTTTCTCGGTTGGCAGGCATGAGTGTCCACCTGCTCAAGACGAACTGTGGCCGTGTAGATATGCTGCGCACTGTGGGCCAGAATTTGGCGTTCCAGGATCTGATCGAAGACACACAGCTGCTCGAAGTGGCGGACTTCGTGGTGAGAGTCCTCAATCTCGAGATGATCATCGCGACCAAGGAGCATGCTGGCCGGCCGAAGGACCAATCCCAACTTCCTTTCCTGAGGCAACTCCTTACCGAGATCCAACGTCGCGACGCCCAGTAGTTGGTTCAGCTCGAAAGGCCCCACCTCCGGAATCGAGAAGTCCCCATCCGGTGCCACTGCAATCCCGACGCTTACACGAACGCCCAGCGACTCACCAATTCGGTCCTCCCAGTCGTCACTGCTTGCGGAGCTTTTCCGGAGGACGATCTTCACTACCTATCAATCGGTGAGGTCATCTCTCGCACGAAATCGACGGGGCTCTTGAGCATATCGATGAAAGGTAGCTCGACGGAGCTCGCCGAAGGGGCACGCCCGTCGTGAGACGCGCTGTATCGCCACTGGTCTCCCTCGAGAACGAACCAGCGCCATTCATGACTGGCTTCCTTGCTGACGAAGTAATCCACATCTTCTATCTCGTTGTGGACCAAGTCGCATCGAATCTCGTCCTTCTTGACTCCAATATCGGTGCGATAATCACCGTTGATGTCTTCAAGCGTGAAGTCGTGATGGTAGGCCCTGGCGCAGCCCATGAAGCGAATTCGTCTCTTGGTGACACCGAGGTCCATCAGCCCTTCATGCAGCTCCTGCCTCTGTGGATCGAACAACAAGAAGACATCTCTCCCAGCCGCCGCTCTCGCCGACCCCTCTTTCTGAATCTGATAGGACGACAGGTGAAGACCGATGAGCTCATTGGTCACGCGAAAAGCCGTAACGGGCTTGCTGTAGTCGAACGAGGAGACATAGGTCGACTCTTCTTCCCTGACCTGCTGAGCAGGCATGAGCCATTCCCGAGGCACTGGAACCGACTGGCCATCCGAACTGTGCAAGGTGAATTCACTGCCTACAGAAACGAGCTGGAATCTATGGATGTCGAGTGCCTCGCCAGAGACGCAAGGCGGCGCGAGAAAGAGACCTATCAGCATGACGCATGAAAGAGGCTTGCAAAAGCTCATCGCCCAGAGGTCTCCCAAGTTTGGATTCGCAATCCCCAAGAAGAAGCGTGCTTTGCTATCTCGTTTCATCCGCTCGATCACAGCCACGAGGATCGCCGAAGAAGGAGCTTGTGTGCTTCCCAAGAAGGACGAAGTCATTTCTTGACGAGTGCAGCGATTTCAAGAGAACACCAGCACGATACCGGTTGATACGAAGCCCACGACAAGGGTCGAGAGCACAGCCAAGCCCACTGCTGGCAGCCCTCGGCGACAGGGAGCCTGGGGTAGTGCCCGAAAACCCAGCAGCCAAAAGACGGGTCCGCTGAGAAGAAATAGGCCGAAGGCAGTCACTTCAGCGAGTCCTGACAGCACTGGTCGTCGATCGGGCCACTGGGCGGGGTCCGCCAAGAGCACCGCGGCCACAGAGAGACCTGCCAGCAGAAGGACCGCCGCAGCCCCACCCTTGGCAAGACGGGGAAGGGTCCCAGCCAGACTGGCATGGATGAGCCCGATCGTGGCCCCGATCAGAAGAGCGACGGCCAAGATGGAGCCATAGTCAAGCGCCGCGACCACCGCGGAGGGCACTTCCCAGTCGGGTCCACTTTGGGCGATTCTGAGGAGCATGCCCGAAAGGCCGAGAGCGAGCAGGGCTGTACCCAGACCGAGACGAAGAGATACCTGAGGAGACACTTTGGGCGTCTTCACAGCTCGATTCGTAGCCATTGCTGCATGATTCTATCCTCGCCGGAGGGCGAAGTCGTCGCGGCCGAGACTTTGATGATTCGAGCTCGAAGCTGAGTGTTGCGAACCTAGCCTACTCTCGCCTTGCCGGGTTTCCAGATCTCCAGAGGGAACAGGCGAGCGGCGTGGTGGAAATCGCGATCGGTCGTCAGCAGGGTCAAGCGGCGACGCAGGCAGAGCTGGGCCAAGAGCGCGTCGATGGTGCTCAACTGGACTCCGCGTCGTCGGCATTGGTTGCGAAGCTCAGCAGCCTCGACGTGGTCGTTGCGATCCGGGACGATGATGGGAAGAAAACGGAATCGGTCGATCAGGGCCTCCGCCGCCTTGGGACCGCGCAGGCCCTGCAACAGCTCCTGAAGCACCAAACCCGTCGTCAGGACCGTTTCTCTCTTCTCCAGCGCATGCTGAAGACGCAGCGTTTCCTCGCTGCTCTCGGGGCGATCCCGGCGAAAGGCCAGAGACCAAACGCTGGTATCGACGAAGAGACTCAATCCCGAGCGCGTTCGGTCTTGTAGTCGTAATCCGGATCCCAGTCGAGAGAGCCGAAGAGCTCCACGATGCGGGCTTGTTCCCGGCGGGCGACGAGCTCTTTGAGGGCAAGGGTCACGGCAGCCGTCTTGGTCTTCACGCCACTGACCTCGACAGCTCGTTCGAGGAGATCGGGATCGATGGCTAGATTGGTCGCCATGGCGAGATTTTCGCACAAGCACTCGCACAAAGCCAAACGGCATTTGTCGACCTCCGCCGGAACGGCGCGGGCATCGAATCCCCAGGGGGTGGTAGCGGTGGCGCGGGACATCATCACCCGAGAGAACGCCAAACACTGCCCGAGTCCTTGCGATCTCGGTTTTTCAACCGCCTTCGGCGGCCGGGTTCGTCTCGGTCAGCGGTCGCCGAGAACGCAGGCCTTGATCATGCCATCGAGGATCGAGAAGGCGCGAAAGTGCGGGTAGCCCTGGCCGTAGGCGGACTGCTGGATCGAAACCACTAGGTCCAGCCTGGGCACGATCGCCACCACATTGCCACCGTTGCCGGAAGCGTAGAAAACTCGGTAGCTCTTTCCAAAAACGTCTCGATCCGCTACCAACCAAAACCGGCCATAGCCGGTCTGAAGGAACGGCGGGCCGTCGACCGGGAATCGACTGCGCAGACTTTCTTCGACCCACTGCCGACTGATGATCTGCTGGCCGTTCCATTGACCCTGGTTCAAATACAGAGCTCCCAACTTGGCGAAATCGCGGGCGGTCACGAAGAGGCCGCCCATGCCGTGGGTGGTGTTCTTGGGGCCTTTGGTCCAGTAGTACTGGGACATGCCGAGTGGCCCGAAGAGATGCTCGGCCGCGAAGTCCGAGAGCGTCCGGCCGCTGGCCCTCTCAACCGCCGCCCCAGCGAGATAGGCCGCCGCCGAGTTGTATTGATACTTCTCCCCGGGGGGAAAGCTCATCGGGAGATCCAAGATGAACTGCACGAAATCATCCGACTCCCGGAGGTGCAGCTCATTTCCCGGCGTCCTCACGTCGTAGGCATCGGCTGCCATGCCCGAGGACATGTTGAGGAGATTCTCCAAGGTGATGTCCTCTTTACCGTTGCCGGGGTTCGCGTACCCCTTCGGACTCCCAAAGAGTGCAAGAACGGTCTCACTAGTACCTCGAATCAGGCCCTGGTCGATGGCGATCCCGACCAGTGCGCCGGTAAAGGTCTTCCCGGCCGACCGGACATCGTGGATCGTGTCCACGGCGTAACTGTTGAGGTACTGCTCCACGACCAGCTTGCCATGGCGGGCGACGAGGATGCTCCGCAGATTGTGGGTGCCGTGAGAGTAGCCGACGGTGGTGATCACGTCCTTGACCTGGGCTGGATCGATGCCGACCTCCTGCAAGGTCCCCACGGCCCATCCATCGTTGCGATCTCGAGGCTGAACGTGATCGTAGGACTGACCTTCGGCTGAGCAGAAGGGCAAGATGATGAGCAGGGTCATGAACCGTGCGATGCGTCGCGTCATAGGCCTCCCTCGAGTTCCGGAGAGCGTCTTGTCGTGGCATTGCACAACGGCATAGCCCAAGAGCCGGTCTTTCCGGCGGGTCTGTCCACGATCGTCAGGCGACCCTCCTGGCGCCATCGTAGCCGCGCCCCGGTTGAGCGATCAATCACGGCCCCCGAAGAGATCGACCTCCACGGCTCCTCCAGCACCGAATCCCGCCGGGCTCCCCGAGGTGGGTCGCCGGTGGTAGATTGCATGCCGATCCCAAACGTCGGTCGACCTGCCCGTCGCACTGCTGAAACCTGCAAAGCCCCAAGAGACAGAAACTCAAGCGAGGTTCTCCATGAAGGTCTTGGTCATCAACTGCGGATCGTCGAGCGTCAAATACCAGGTGATCGACACGGCGACCGGCGAGGCGCTGCACACCGGTGTCGTCGAGCGGATCGGTCACCAGGGGCAAACCCACGAAAAGGCCGTCACCGAAGTTCTCGCGCAGGTCGAGGGATTCGAACCCGAGGCGGTTGGCCATCGCGTGGTCCACGGCGGCGAGCGTTTCCAGGACGCCACCTTGATCGACGACGAGGTGGTTGCCGGAATCGAGGGCTGCGTTCCGCTGGCGCCGCTGCACAATCCGGCGAACCTCTCCGGCATTCGGATCGCCCGCCAGGCACTGCCGGCCCTGCCGCACGTCGCGGTTTTCGACACCGCATTTCATCGCCGGCTGCCCCGCAGGGCCCAGTACTACGCTCTCGATATCGACCTGGCGCGCCGCCTCGGCATCCGCCGCTACGGCTTCCACGGCCCGTCCCACGCCTACGTCTCGCAAGTGGCCGCCGACTACCTCGAGCGGGACCTCCGCGAGCTGCGCCTGATCACCCTCCATCTCGGCAACGGCGCCAGCGCCTGCGCCATCGAGCTCGGGACCTCCGTCGA is part of the Acidobacteriota bacterium genome and encodes:
- a CDS encoding nucleotidyltransferase, translated to MVEARFDEVLRILNRNEVEFIVVGGIAAILQGSPLSTEDIDLVYLSSERNLGRLANALGDLEAYYLDPAGRHIEPDVSRLAGMSVHLLKTNCGRVDMLRTVGQNLAFQDLIEDTQLLEVADFVVRVLNLEMIIATKEHAGRPKDQSQLPFLRQLLTEIQRRDAQ
- a CDS encoding PIN domain-containing protein, with the translated sequence MSLFVDTSVWSLAFRRDRPESSEETLRLQHALEKRETVLTTGLVLQELLQGLRGPKAAEALIDRFRFLPIIVPDRNDHVEAAELRNQCRRRGVQLSTIDALLAQLCLRRRLTLLTTDRDFHHAARLFPLEIWKPGKARVG
- a CDS encoding type II toxin-antitoxin system VapB family antitoxin, with the translated sequence MATNLAIDPDLLERAVEVSGVKTKTAAVTLALKELVARREQARIVELFGSLDWDPDYDYKTERARD
- a CDS encoding serine hydrolase; this encodes MGTLQEVGIDPAQVKDVITTVGYSHGTHNLRSILVARHGKLVVEQYLNSYAVDTIHDVRSAGKTFTGALVGIAIDQGLIRGTSETVLALFGSPKGYANPGNGKEDITLENLLNMSSGMAADAYDVRTPGNELHLRESDDFVQFILDLPMSFPPGEKYQYNSAAAYLAGAAVERASGRTLSDFAAEHLFGPLGMSQYYWTKGPKNTTHGMGGLFVTARDFAKLGALYLNQGQWNGQQIISRQWVEESLRSRFPVDGPPFLQTGYGRFWLVADRDVFGKSYRVFYASGNGGNVVAIVPRLDLVVSIQQSAYGQGYPHFRAFSILDGMIKACVLGDR
- a CDS encoding winged helix-turn-helix domain-containing protein — its product is MTDTVSRRVRFDNYELDLDTAELWSAGLPVDLPPQPSRVLALLVDHAAVLVTRDVLRERIWGTAAVEWETGLHQAISRIRTTLGDSAAEPRFIETVPRRGYRFIGRLRSDEHQTPAAGALPPVDVRNTGRSTQIIYSGIAFVLAGVTALVLSIPTALQQHGDGTAPSDALAPFSTDPHDAEANRLYEEASHLVRQRDFEAAIERFERATARAPGWAEPWSARAETELARPAVGRVERARLALEGALARDADNARAWRQLAQLRLWEEWDWLGGQQALERAAALEPKSANLWQLRAAMEIVHGRFDKAVAAARRAVALDPISTGLRADLGWTLYYAGDIAGATSECRRSLELDPANPSAFQCLVQALLVEGRNDELVTLVAERAISPTSSRSGESMVEDYFRRHLAYLDAEPGCGTTAAAEALAKLSLGDTEGALDALADGAREGRGWALPFAIVDPLFSAHREDARFIEAERALGL